Part of the Dermatophilus congolensis genome is shown below.
ATTAGGCGGCTGGCTGTGCGTGTTGGTGCGGTTACCGCTGTGCGTGCTCGTGATGTGCATTCGCAACCGATCCCACGGCTGGGCGGGTTAGGTATATGTCTCGGCTTTCTTGCTGCGGTGCTAGTGGCTCGACAATTGCCGCATCTATCTCAGATTTTCGACAGCACTGAAATTCTTGGTATTTGCGCTGGGGGAGTTTTATCTGCTGCAGTCGGGGCTATTGATGACATTGTTGAGCTTGATGCTCTCACTAAATTAGCGGGTCAAGCTATTGCTGCTGGAGTGATGGCATGGTTTGGTGTGCAGCTGCTATCGATTCCACTTTTCGGTGTCACGGTACTTCCTAGTCCGGTTCTTATTGGTTTGACCGTTTTTATCGCCTTGGTTGCGATGAACGCGGTCAACTTTATTGACGGCTTAGATGGCTTGGCTGCAGGAATTGTTGCTATTGCTGCTTTTGCTTTCTTTATCTATGCATATCAGCTTTCGTATACTTACGATCCGCCGAACGTCATCTCCACCGGCACGTTCGTATGTGCTGCTATTTCTGGAAGTTGTATCGGATTTTTGCCGCATAACTTTCATCAGGCCAAGCTGTTTATGGGGGACTCGGGGGCATTGTTCCTTGGGCTGATGCTCTCTGCTGCGATGATCTCAATGATCGGCAATATCGATCCGACGGCTCACGTTACGCAGAACGATGAAATCGTTCTCTACTTGCCTTTGATTGTTCCAGTGGCGGTTCTGGGTATTCCGTTGTTGGACATGTTTATGGCTGTGGTTCGGCGTGTGCGCCGGGGGCAAAGCCCTTTCCAAGCTGATGCTCAGCACCTTCAGCATCGAATGCTTCGCATTGGTCACTCGCATAGGCATGCGGTGCTTTTGCTGTATTTGTGGGCGGCCATCGTTGCTTTTGGGGTTGTCTCGTTTAGTTTTG
Proteins encoded:
- a CDS encoding glycosyltransferase family 4 protein; translated protein: MREYFFIATLAAACTFVITPLIRRLAVRVGAVTAVRARDVHSQPIPRLGGLGICLGFLAAVLVARQLPHLSQIFDSTEILGICAGGVLSAAVGAIDDIVELDALTKLAGQAIAAGVMAWFGVQLLSIPLFGVTVLPSPVLIGLTVFIALVAMNAVNFIDGLDGLAAGIVAIAAFAFFIYAYQLSYTYDPPNVISTGTFVCAAISGSCIGFLPHNFHQAKLFMGDSGALFLGLMLSAAMISMIGNIDPTAHVTQNDEIVLYLPLIVPVAVLGIPLLDMFMAVVRRVRRGQSPFQADAQHLQHRMLRIGHSHRHAVLLLYLWAAIVAFGVVSFSFVDGLMPLAGIMLLAAVALVLTLNVGDRMRMRRSRLRLSKTREAE